From the genome of Pseudalkalibacillus hwajinpoensis, one region includes:
- the queG gene encoding tRNA epoxyqueuosine(34) reductase QueG: MTNAQLKADIVAYSKTIGIDKIGFAAADPFKTLKQRLERQQELGYQSGFEESDIEKRTEPELLLSGATTIISIAIAYPSRMKDSPRSKKGERRGLFCRASWGIDYHHLLREKLSLLDAYIKSKVPEARTSSMVDTGELSDRAVAERAGIGFSGKNTMTITEEFGSWVYLGEMITDLNLEPDEPVEEGCGDCNICVDACPTGALIEGGQLNANKCIAFLTQTKGFLPDEYRTKLGNRLYGCDTCQLVCPKNKGKDFHHHPELEPDPEMVKPKLIPLLTMSNREFKTQFGQAAGSWRGKKPIQRNAILALAHYKDETAIDTLVEVMEKDPRPVIRGTSAWALGKIGGEKAFNALTKEQLRENDKDVADEIAKGLSMLKNKT, from the coding sequence GTGACAAACGCACAATTAAAAGCTGATATTGTGGCATACAGTAAAACTATTGGGATTGATAAGATAGGCTTCGCGGCGGCAGATCCTTTTAAAACCCTTAAGCAACGCTTAGAGCGTCAGCAGGAGCTTGGTTATCAGTCAGGCTTCGAGGAATCTGATATAGAAAAGAGAACAGAACCTGAGCTATTGCTAAGCGGTGCAACAACGATTATATCAATTGCCATTGCGTATCCTTCGCGAATGAAGGATAGCCCTAGGAGTAAGAAGGGCGAAAGGAGAGGACTTTTCTGTCGTGCTTCATGGGGAATTGATTATCATCACCTCCTTAGAGAGAAACTCTCCCTTTTAGATGCATATATTAAATCGAAGGTTCCAGAGGCTAGAACGAGCTCGATGGTCGATACTGGCGAACTTTCTGATCGAGCTGTAGCTGAAAGAGCCGGCATTGGTTTTAGCGGTAAAAACACAATGACCATAACAGAAGAATTTGGTTCATGGGTTTATCTTGGTGAAATGATTACCGATCTAAATTTGGAACCTGATGAGCCTGTTGAAGAAGGGTGTGGTGACTGTAATATTTGTGTAGACGCATGTCCGACTGGTGCCTTAATTGAAGGGGGGCAGCTAAACGCGAATAAATGCATCGCTTTTCTTACGCAAACAAAAGGTTTTTTACCTGATGAATACCGTACTAAATTAGGAAACCGATTATATGGGTGCGACACCTGCCAGCTCGTTTGCCCCAAAAACAAAGGAAAAGATTTTCATCATCATCCTGAACTCGAACCAGATCCAGAGATGGTAAAACCAAAGCTCATACCACTTCTAACAATGTCCAATCGTGAATTTAAGACTCAGTTTGGTCAAGCGGCTGGTTCGTGGAGAGGAAAGAAGCCTATTCAACGAAATGCTATTCTTGCTCTTGCTCATTATAAAGATGAAACAGCTATTGATACACTGGTCGAAGTGATGGAAAAAGATCCTCGTCCGGTGATCCGCGGCACTTCGGCCTGGGCGCTTGGGAAAATAGGTGGGGAGAAGGCCTTTAATGCCCTTACAAAGGAGCAATTGAGAGAAAATGACAAGGATGTGGCAGATGAGATCGCTAAAGGCTTGTCAATGCTTAAAAATAAGACTTAA
- a CDS encoding YczE/YyaS/YitT family protein gives MNSFLSKSLIYVAGLFTLAFGVVLLINADVGIAPWDALYVALSDQLGFTVGTWVFIVGGILIFINSLIMMRKPNLAGFIPIILLGLFVDLLNLQILTFIDVDGIVTRWTLFLVGLVIMGLGIAVYLFASLASIPNDELMLALTERTGWSIGITKTLTEALAFVLAFLLGGPIGAGTFVEVLLLGILVGWFDKLLKKITHPSAEPAVNHS, from the coding sequence ATGAACAGCTTTTTATCCAAAAGTCTGATCTACGTAGCGGGATTATTTACACTAGCCTTTGGGGTTGTCTTATTAATTAATGCCGATGTTGGAATTGCCCCATGGGATGCTCTCTACGTTGCGCTTTCTGACCAACTAGGGTTTACCGTGGGAACATGGGTGTTTATTGTTGGTGGTATTTTAATTTTTATCAATAGTCTTATTATGATGAGGAAACCAAACTTAGCTGGTTTTATTCCAATTATTCTTCTAGGATTGTTTGTTGACCTCTTGAATTTACAAATTCTCACTTTCATTGATGTAGATGGAATCGTTACCAGGTGGACCTTATTTCTTGTTGGATTAGTTATCATGGGTCTTGGAATTGCAGTGTACTTATTTGCATCTCTTGCATCTATTCCAAACGATGAACTCATGCTTGCCTTAACAGAAAGAACGGGATGGAGTATTGGTATTACTAAGACATTAACAGAAGCTCTTGCGTTTGTTCTGGCATTCTTGTTAGGCGGGCCGATTGGTGCCGGTACCTTTGTAGAAGTGCTTCTGCTTGGTATTCTTGTTGGTTGGTTTGATAAATTACTCAAGAAAATAACACACCCTTCAGCAGAGCCAGCTGTAAACCATTCCTGA
- a CDS encoding ABC-ATPase domain-containing protein, which produces MNKLRKQLERIDGKGYKAYKDISGHYDFVDYTLYIDYVQGDPFASPSRIRIIAPRKKTIVEPEWFDSAVRRVRTEDMIARKVGDAIRRTERHAKGTGKSGLVSIDIPGQKVIERAAVSVTEESITICLSIGLPAQGRKVLGRQAINLLLHQLPDIVKNSVFALSKQIILEALHLADQQEAIREHLTQNGYVGFVANGSILPRESGISDRPMKNEAVQFESPKSMEVSLTIPHRTEPLQGMAVKEGITLIVGGGYHGKSTLLHAMEHGVYDHILGDGREYVITNHQAMKIRSEDGRKVTGVDISPFINNLPYGKDTRSFTSENASGSTSQAANIIEAIEAGSDTLLIDEDTSATNFMIRDYRMQQLVAKEKEPITPFIDRVKQLRTEHHISTVLVMGGSGDYFDVADQVILMENYLPYDVTDQARSIVKESERRHEGGERFGEARKRVPEQSSLNSKKGKKSKVTARGLHHIQFGNTDVSLLQIEQLVDPSQTRFAADVLHFLERNHKLGEKSIPELLDFIDQKINAEGLGSFSLYKNQHPGDIARIRRTEMAAILNRIRTLRIK; this is translated from the coding sequence ATATAAAGACATTAGTGGGCACTATGATTTTGTGGATTACACCCTTTACATCGACTATGTCCAGGGAGACCCTTTTGCTAGTCCTTCTCGGATAAGAATCATCGCCCCACGCAAGAAAACGATCGTAGAGCCTGAGTGGTTCGATTCGGCTGTAAGAAGAGTTCGAACAGAAGATATGATTGCTAGAAAAGTAGGAGATGCCATTAGAAGGACTGAGAGGCATGCGAAAGGCACTGGGAAAAGTGGATTGGTCTCAATCGATATACCGGGTCAAAAGGTTATTGAGAGGGCAGCAGTGAGCGTGACAGAGGAATCTATTACGATTTGTCTATCAATAGGATTACCTGCACAAGGCAGAAAAGTCCTTGGCAGACAGGCTATAAACTTGCTTCTGCATCAGCTGCCAGACATTGTGAAGAATTCTGTTTTTGCATTAAGCAAACAAATAATCTTAGAGGCATTGCATTTAGCAGACCAACAAGAGGCCATTCGTGAACACCTTACCCAAAACGGATATGTCGGATTTGTAGCGAATGGATCTATATTACCCCGTGAGAGCGGAATAAGCGATCGTCCTATGAAAAATGAGGCAGTGCAATTCGAATCACCTAAAAGCATGGAAGTGTCTTTAACAATTCCACACCGTACTGAGCCATTACAAGGAATGGCTGTTAAGGAAGGTATTACATTAATTGTTGGCGGTGGTTATCATGGAAAGAGTACCCTCTTGCATGCAATGGAGCATGGCGTATATGATCATATTTTAGGGGATGGTAGAGAGTATGTTATTACAAACCACCAGGCAATGAAAATTCGCTCTGAAGATGGTCGGAAGGTAACTGGAGTAGACATCTCGCCATTTATAAACAATCTCCCATATGGAAAAGATACGCGTTCTTTCACATCTGAGAATGCCAGTGGAAGTACGTCCCAGGCGGCCAATATCATTGAGGCGATCGAAGCGGGTTCAGATACGTTATTAATTGATGAAGATACAAGCGCGACTAATTTTATGATTCGAGACTATCGAATGCAGCAGTTAGTTGCGAAAGAGAAAGAACCCATTACACCGTTCATTGATCGTGTGAAGCAACTACGTACAGAACATCATATATCAACCGTACTTGTCATGGGCGGATCTGGAGACTACTTTGATGTAGCTGATCAGGTGATTTTAATGGAGAACTACCTTCCATACGACGTAACGGATCAAGCTCGATCAATCGTAAAAGAATCGGAACGCAGACATGAAGGTGGAGAAAGATTTGGAGAGGCAAGAAAGAGAGTACCTGAGCAGAGTAGCTTAAACAGTAAAAAGGGAAAGAAATCGAAAGTGACAGCTCGCGGATTGCATCATATTCAATTTGGGAATACAGATGTTTCACTTCTTCAAATAGAACAGCTTGTAGATCCCAGTCAAACGCGTTTTGCTGCTGACGTCCTTCATTTTCTGGAAAGAAATCATAAGTTAGGAGAAAAGTCGATTCCAGAACTTCTTGATTTCATTGATCAGAAAATAAACGCAGAGGGACTTGGTTCTTTTTCTCTATATAAGAATCAGCATCCAGGAGATATTGCTCGAATTAGAAGAACAGAAATGGCGGCCATTTTAAATCGAATTCGAACGCTAAGAATTAAATAA
- a CDS encoding methylated-DNA--[protein]-cysteine S-methyltransferase: MEKQVIHYGEFLSPIGAITLFASPNGVSRLDFGCAEDVLPIAETWYKKHHVKADLVFNSDIIEPIVMQLEEYFSGKRRFFDLKLDKVGTIFQQKVWNNLSEIPYGETRSYRDVAVGISAPKAVRAIGSANNRNPIPIIVPCHRVIGSNGALVGYGGGVDKKEYLLSLEQQHSMHAVLP; the protein is encoded by the coding sequence ATGGAGAAACAAGTGATTCATTATGGGGAGTTTCTATCGCCTATAGGTGCAATAACATTGTTTGCTAGTCCTAATGGAGTTAGTAGGCTCGATTTTGGTTGCGCTGAAGATGTACTGCCTATTGCTGAAACATGGTATAAAAAACATCATGTCAAAGCGGACCTTGTTTTCAATTCTGATATAATCGAACCCATCGTCATGCAATTGGAAGAATACTTCAGTGGAAAAAGAAGGTTCTTTGATCTAAAGCTTGATAAGGTAGGAACGATTTTTCAACAGAAAGTATGGAACAACCTTTCGGAAATTCCATATGGTGAAACCCGGTCTTATCGAGATGTAGCTGTTGGTATTTCGGCACCAAAGGCTGTTAGAGCCATAGGTTCAGCTAACAACCGAAACCCAATTCCAATCATTGTACCGTGTCACAGAGTTATAGGAAGTAATGGTGCTTTAGTTGGCTATGGTGGCGGCGTAGATAAAAAAGAATATTTATTATCACTTGAACAGCAGCATTCTATGCATGCCGTTCTACCGTAA
- a CDS encoding amidase domain-containing protein, translating into MVWGDQLKSFWKEQATCLLNGTDHSRIGTRPSEEEEAVNRYRIQSQNRGASVIRIKNKGILLGKKTVSTSQLYEYLLHQQFLIKQGEKLYQEERLEKRLAKMVEGELILDRSAEIEGGTLQVAEGKGSGDARLKGSYYDRLSALKYAERWWDDANPSYQSFDVDCTNYISQCLHAGKAPMRGYPDRTKGWWMKGNNWSYSWTVAHALRWHLSSSKNGLRAREVANPDDLIPGDIICYDFDGDGHWQHTTFVVDNDEKGYPLVNAHTTNSRMRYWAYEDSTAWTPEIKYKFFHIED; encoded by the coding sequence ATGGTGTGGGGAGACCAGTTGAAATCTTTCTGGAAAGAACAAGCAACTTGCTTACTAAATGGAACGGATCATTCAAGAATAGGAACTAGGCCTTCAGAGGAAGAAGAAGCAGTCAACCGTTATCGTATACAGAGCCAAAATAGGGGAGCTTCTGTTATTCGTATAAAAAATAAAGGGATCCTCCTGGGAAAAAAAACAGTCTCGACGAGCCAACTTTATGAATATCTTCTTCATCAGCAGTTTCTTATTAAACAGGGAGAAAAACTATATCAGGAAGAACGACTTGAAAAGAGATTGGCAAAAATGGTGGAGGGTGAACTTATTCTTGATCGATCAGCTGAGATAGAGGGAGGAACACTTCAAGTAGCAGAAGGTAAAGGCAGCGGTGATGCTCGTCTAAAAGGCTCCTATTATGATCGGTTATCAGCTCTGAAATATGCTGAGAGATGGTGGGATGATGCGAATCCTTCTTATCAGTCGTTTGATGTAGATTGTACAAATTATATTTCTCAGTGTCTTCATGCAGGGAAAGCCCCTATGCGTGGTTACCCAGATCGCACTAAGGGATGGTGGATGAAAGGAAATAACTGGAGCTATTCATGGACTGTAGCTCATGCGCTTAGGTGGCATTTAAGTAGCTCGAAGAATGGTCTTCGAGCTCGTGAAGTAGCGAATCCGGATGATCTCATTCCTGGAGATATTATTTGTTATGACTTTGATGGAGATGGCCACTGGCAACATACTACTTTTGTCGTAGATAATGATGAGAAGGGATATCCTCTTGTCAATGCTCATACAACAAATAGCAGGATGCGCTATTGGGCCTATGAAGATTCTACGGCATGGACGCCTGAAATCAAGTATAAGTTTTTTCATATTGAGGATTAG